Proteins encoded in a region of the Gammaproteobacteria bacterium genome:
- a CDS encoding carbamoyltransferase codes for MTYILGINAYHGDSSACLIDNEIIVAAAEEERFRRVKHWAGFPSEAIRYCLQEVGINLEDLGHIAINTDPKANFLRKIGYALNNRPDPRFIFDRIRNKSKRVGIDKELRSIFPNQVLKAKIHYIEHHLSHLASAHLVSPFEESIVVSIDGFGDFSSGAWGIGRGDHIDIKDRVLFPHSLGIFYQALTQFIGFPNYGDEYKVMGLAPYGKPAFMDQMRQIVLTKHDGSYRLNLDLFRHHKEKIEYEWTGGSPVVADLFNDELGRLLGVPKRTREQPLEQVHRDIAHSVQTMYEEAFFNLLVVTHATHGINNIALAGGCGMNSVANGKVYRRSPYKRLYVQSAAGDAGGAIGCAYVVASQLGFTTQRFHMDHAYWGPSYDNDYHADLLERSKAELETAGCFMQRVDDEGKLCDITADAIRDGLVVGWFQGRMEWGPRALGNRSILGDPRRPNMKDILNSKIKRRESFRPFAPSILREKVADWFEEEDDVPFMMQVFQIREDKRCMIPAVAHVDGSGRLQTVHASTNPRYHRLISAFGEKTGIPIVLNTSFNENEPVVCRPEEALDCFLRTKMDVLVLGDYFVQRKSYDFPERFSKI; via the coding sequence GTGACTTATATACTTGGAATTAACGCCTACCATGGTGATTCTTCAGCCTGTTTGATCGATAACGAGATTATCGTGGCGGCTGCAGAGGAAGAGCGTTTTCGCCGTGTGAAGCACTGGGCAGGTTTTCCATCAGAGGCTATTCGCTATTGTCTACAGGAAGTGGGTATTAACCTTGAAGATTTAGGGCACATTGCGATCAATACTGATCCGAAAGCTAACTTCTTAAGGAAAATTGGGTATGCACTAAACAACAGACCTGATCCGCGCTTCATATTCGATAGAATTAGGAACAAAAGCAAACGTGTTGGTATTGACAAAGAGTTGCGCAGTATATTCCCAAATCAAGTATTGAAAGCGAAAATACACTATATTGAACATCACCTTTCTCACTTAGCATCGGCACACTTGGTGTCACCATTTGAGGAATCGATCGTTGTTTCGATCGACGGTTTCGGTGACTTTTCAAGTGGTGCTTGGGGCATTGGTCGAGGAGACCATATCGATATTAAAGATCGTGTGTTATTTCCACATTCACTTGGAATCTTCTATCAGGCGTTAACGCAATTCATCGGTTTCCCAAATTACGGTGACGAATATAAAGTCATGGGCTTAGCACCCTACGGTAAACCGGCATTCATGGATCAAATGCGCCAGATAGTATTGACTAAACACGATGGTTCGTACCGATTAAACTTGGATCTGTTCCGTCATCATAAGGAGAAGATCGAATATGAGTGGACCGGTGGTTCACCGGTCGTGGCTGATCTGTTCAACGATGAATTAGGGCGTTTACTTGGTGTGCCTAAACGCACTCGCGAACAACCACTGGAGCAGGTACATCGCGACATAGCACATTCGGTACAGACGATGTATGAGGAAGCGTTCTTCAATCTGCTTGTTGTCACACACGCAACCCATGGCATTAACAACATCGCTCTAGCCGGTGGGTGTGGCATGAATTCAGTAGCGAACGGAAAAGTCTACCGCCGTTCGCCGTACAAGCGCCTATATGTACAGTCGGCTGCCGGTGATGCCGGGGGAGCAATTGGGTGCGCATACGTCGTGGCCAGCCAACTCGGTTTTACGACACAACGATTTCACATGGATCATGCCTACTGGGGGCCATCCTACGATAATGACTACCATGCTGATCTTCTTGAGCGTAGCAAGGCGGAACTGGAGACTGCGGGTTGTTTTATGCAGCGTGTTGATGATGAAGGAAAACTTTGCGATATAACCGCTGACGCAATCCGCGATGGGCTGGTGGTTGGTTGGTTCCAGGGACGCATGGAATGGGGTCCTCGCGCCTTGGGAAACCGTTCCATCCTTGGAGACCCGCGCCGACCGAACATGAAAGACATTCTCAATTCCAAGATTAAGCGTCGTGAGTCGTTTCGCCCATTTGCACCTTCGATCCTGCGTGAAAAGGTCGCCGATTGGTTTGAGGAAGAGGATGATGTCCCATTTATGATGCAGGTGTTCCAAATCCGGGAGGATAAGCGCTGCATGATCCCCGCCGTGGCCCACGTCGATGGTTCTGGCCGTTTACAAACTGTGCACGCATCGACAAACCCGCGCTATCACCGCTTGATCAGTGCCTTCGGCGAGAAAACCGGAATACCCATTGTTTTGAATACCTCGTTTAATGAAAACGAACCTGTGGTATGCCGTCCGGAAGAGGCATTAGATTGCTTTCTACGCACCAAAATGGACGTCTTAGTTCTTGGCGATTATTTCGTACAACGCAAATCTTACGATTTCCCAGAGAGATTCAGTAAGATTTGA
- a CDS encoding glycosyltransferase yields the protein MKLTIITACRNNKDVIRTAMDSVLIQTYPDFEHLVVDGGSTDGTLDIIREYEKRFGGRMRWISEQDSGLYDALNKGIRAATGNVIGLLNADDYYTHTQVLDRVAGLFTNKGNASNNWIDAIYADVRFIKTENPSQEIRYYSARFWQPWMLRWGFMPPHPTFFCRREWFEKLGDYKINYKIAADYELLIRFLWRAGLKTHYLPEAIINMRMGGISTQGINSTITLNREIVRANRENGLYTNLLMMCPKYAFKIFEFVVPHLRRGGGDRL from the coding sequence GTGAAACTCACCATCATCACCGCCTGCCGCAATAATAAGGACGTTATCCGAACAGCAATGGATTCAGTGTTAATTCAAACCTATCCAGACTTTGAGCACTTGGTTGTGGATGGAGGCTCAACCGACGGCACACTGGATATCATTCGCGAGTATGAAAAACGTTTCGGTGGCCGTATGCGCTGGATTTCTGAACAGGATAGCGGACTTTATGATGCACTCAACAAAGGAATTAGGGCTGCAACCGGTAATGTAATCGGACTGCTTAATGCTGATGATTACTATACGCATACCCAAGTTCTGGATCGCGTCGCCGGGCTGTTCACTAATAAGGGCAATGCATCTAACAATTGGATTGATGCGATCTACGCAGACGTACGTTTTATCAAAACCGAGAATCCTAGCCAAGAAATAAGGTATTACTCGGCGCGATTCTGGCAGCCTTGGATGTTGCGCTGGGGTTTCATGCCCCCACATCCAACCTTTTTCTGCCGCCGGGAATGGTTTGAAAAGCTTGGCGACTATAAGATCAATTATAAAATTGCGGCCGACTACGAATTGTTGATTCGTTTCCTATGGAGGGCGGGTCTCAAGACACATTATCTGCCCGAGGCGATCATCAATATGCGCATGGGTGGGATAAGCACACAAGGCATCAATAGCACAATCACTCTTAACCGTGAGATCGTACGCGCCAATCGTGAGAATGGGTTGTACACGAATTTGTTAATGATGTGTCCCAAATATGCATTCAAGATCTTTGAGTTCGTCGTACCGCATCTTCGGCGGGGAGGAGGAGACCGATTGTGA